CTTCGTGGTGCTCCAGGTAATGAACCCGAGCTATCTGCAACCGTTCTACCAGGGGTGGGGCGTTGTTTGGCTGGCCTTAACGGCGGCGTCGGTGGTCTTAGGTGTGTTCATAGTGTTGCGTATGGTGCAAGGGACGGTAGAGGGATGACACTACATGCCGTAGTTGCGGTGCTTGTGATCTTCGCTGGTGTGTTCCTTGTTGCTACCGCAAAACACGGGCCTGGTCCCAGTGTGGCAACCCGGTTACAACTAAACGACGAGGTTGTGGATACTCAGGCCAATTGGTTCGGCAAACAAATTCGTCGCAGGTTCCGCACGGTCACTCTCCTGCTGCGACCGTGGCTGGCTCGACTGGCGTGGCATGGCTACAGCGAGAAAACATCGCGTCTGATTTCACAGGCGGGCTTGTCGAGGTTCTTGCTGGTGGAAGATATTTTGCTGGCTCAGCTTGTGGGTGCCGCAATCATGACCAGTTTTGGGTTATTGGTGATTTTGGTCGCACTCCCATCGAAGTTAGGCCTGGCGGCGCTGGTGGTTTGTGGTGTTTTTGGTTTTCTGGCACCCCGAGTTCTGCTTGAACGAGTCGCTACGCGTCGCGTTGAAAAAATTCGGGATCACTTTCCCGATTTCTTAGATTTGGTAACGCTCTCGGTTTCGGCCGGGTTGGGTTTTGACACCGCATTACTAGAAGTTTCGGCACAGATGTCTGGTCCTTTGGCTGAAGAAGGAAACCATTTACTGACCGCCATTTCGTTGGGTCAGCCTCGCGAAGAGGCCCTCGCTGAATTCGCAGAGCGATTGTTGGTGCCCGAAATTTCCGACTTTGTTTTGGCGGTCAACCACGCTTCGCAAATGGGAGCGGTCATGGCTCCGGTACTGTCGCAACAAACCAAGAGTGCCCGGTTAAAACATCGACAAATGGCAAGGGAAAGAATCAATCGTCTGCCAGTGAAAATCTTGTTACCAACAGTTCTCTTCATCCTTCCCGCTACTTTGGCCATAGTCTTAGGACCCGCGGTAAGCGACATTATGGGGATGTTTTCGTGACGGCGGGGTCGCGGTATGAAGTGTTAATCGTTGAAGATGACCAGTTCGCAGCGGATCTTGCGGCCCGATGGTTGGCACCAGCTGGTTTTGCTATCACCATTGAAAACTCGGGTCGCTCGGCCGAGTCGCGCCTTAGCGGAGATCACCATTTTGACCTGGTAATTCTCGATCTTGGGCTGCCCGATTTAGATGGTTCAGAGCTTCTTAGGCGGGTACGTGCCACTGGCTCAAGCATGGGGATCATTGTTGTAACTGGTCGTGGTGACGAACCAGATCGGATTCGGGGTTTGAGAGAAGGGGCAGATGACTACATTGTGAAACCTTTCTCGCCAGGCGAGCTGCTGGCACGGGCTGAAGCGGTTTTACGTCGTACCTCAGCCGAACGCCGCGGCATGTTGGTTCTTGGTGATTTGGTGGTTGATCTTGATGCCCGAGCTGTACGTGTGCAGGACAAGACCGTTGAGCTCACTCGAACCGAATTTGATCTCTTGGCCGAGTTGGCCCAAAACGTGGGCAAGGTCTGCACCAGGGCGGCCTTATTATCAGCGGTGTGGCGAGTAACCCCTTCCCCCACGGCTTACGCGTTGCTTAACGAGTATGTGAGCCGGCTTAGAAAGCTGTGCGGGCGTGAAAGAATTTCTACGGTGCGAGGCGTTGGTTATCGCCTTGATGCTTAACCGTTGTGTACGGCGTTAGGTCCCAACGGTTGGCCAGGGTCGAAAGTCCTAAAACTTGCTCGGGCTCTATCGTTACGGCGCGCCCCCAATTAGGATACCCGACTAACCTAGTCAGCTTTTCAGGCTAGTCTTTCATAAACGGCTAGCAGTCGGTCTAACGTTCAAGGTGGCAGCGTTAGGACCGGCTTCAACAGGCAGAACGCACCACTTTAGGTAAGTAAACTTTAGGCAAGGGAACCGCATGCAATACGCCAATACTGTCGTCGACTTGATTGGGAATACGCCGCTTGTGCGTTTACATCAGGTCGTAGGTGATGTGGTGCCCACCGTATTAGCCAAAGTTGAGTACCTGAACCCTGGTGGTTCCGTGAAAGACCGCATTGCGGTGCGAATGATAGACGCCGCCGAACGTGATGGCTTGTTGAAACCAGGCGGAACGATTGTTGAACCCACCAGCGGCAACACTGGAATTGGTTTGGCGATCGTGGCTCAACAACGTGGCTATCACTGTATTTTTGTGTGTCCTGACAAAGTTTCCCTCGACAAAATAGAGGTGCTGCGTGCCTACGGCGCTGAGGTGATTGTGTGCCCGACGGCTGTCGAGCCAGAGCACCCTAATTCCTATTATTCAGTCTCTGACCGTTTGGTTCGTGAGGTGCCAGGTGCTTGGAAACCGAACCAATATTCGAACCAGAACAATCCGGCTTCTCACTATGAAACCACTGGTCCCGAAATTTGGGAACAAACCGAAGGTCGGATCACTCATTTCGTGGCTGGCATGGGTACCGGTGGAACGATCAGCGGTACCGGTAAGTACTTGAAAGAAGTCAGCAAAGGCCGGGTGCAGATTATCGGAGCCGATCCGGTCGGCTCTGTTTATTCCGGCGGCACTGGCCGTCCGTATCTGGTGGAAGGTGTTGGCGAAGATTTCTGGCCAGAAACCTATGATGCCCAAATTCCCGATCAGATTATTGCGGTCAGCGACAAGGATTCGTTCAACACCACTCGCCGCTTAGCTCAAGAAGAAGGCCTCTTGGTGGGTGGTTCTTGTGGCATGGCGGTGTTCGCCGCGGCGCAAGTTGCCGCTACGGCACCGCCCGATGCGGTCATCGTGGTGCTACTCCCCGATGGTGGCCGTGGCTACATTTCAAAGATTTTCAACGACGCTTGGATGGCCGACTATGGCTTCTTAGATGTGAGCGCTGGTCAACCCAAAGTAGGTGAGGTTTTTAGAGCCAAGACCGGTGAGCGGCCACAATTAGTGCATGTTCATCCTGATGAAACGGTGGAATCGGCGATTGCAATTCTTCGTGAATATGGAGTGTCGCAGCTGCCGGTAGTGCGGGCCGAACCACCGGTGATGGCAGCTGAGATAGCTGGCACCATTGAGGAACGTGACTTGCTTGATCGGTTGGTTTCGGGTGAAGCATCGCTTAGCGATGAAATCGAAGAACACATGACCCCACCGTTGCCATTGGTCGGTGCTGGTGCGCCAATTACCGACTTGCTAGCCGAGCTTAAGGTGGCTGATGCCGCCCTAATCCTGGTAGATGGTATGCCCCAAGGGGTCCTTTCTCGCCAAGACGTGCTGGGTTATTTAGCCACTGCCCGCAATTTCGACTCGCGTAATTTATAGCCCGAATAGTCGGGCGGTTTTGGCACAACTTCGACACCTCATCTGTAGTGCCGCCTACCCATCGATCTGAATTTCTAAGGAATCTAAATGAACCCCACCTGGGACTTTGAAACTCTCGCTATTCACGCTGGTCAAGAACCTAATCCGGTTACCGGGGATGTCACGGTGCCCATTCACCAAACCTCTACTTACATCCAAGACGGGGTAGGTGGAATGCGGT
The genomic region above belongs to Acidimicrobiia bacterium and contains:
- a CDS encoding cystathionine beta-synthase, encoding MQYANTVVDLIGNTPLVRLHQVVGDVVPTVLAKVEYLNPGGSVKDRIAVRMIDAAERDGLLKPGGTIVEPTSGNTGIGLAIVAQQRGYHCIFVCPDKVSLDKIEVLRAYGAEVIVCPTAVEPEHPNSYYSVSDRLVREVPGAWKPNQYSNQNNPASHYETTGPEIWEQTEGRITHFVAGMGTGGTISGTGKYLKEVSKGRVQIIGADPVGSVYSGGTGRPYLVEGVGEDFWPETYDAQIPDQIIAVSDKDSFNTTRRLAQEEGLLVGGSCGMAVFAAAQVAATAPPDAVIVVLLPDGGRGYISKIFNDAWMADYGFLDVSAGQPKVGEVFRAKTGERPQLVHVHPDETVESAIAILREYGVSQLPVVRAEPPVMAAEIAGTIEERDLLDRLVSGEASLSDEIEEHMTPPLPLVGAGAPITDLLAELKVADAALILVDGMPQGVLSRQDVLGYLATARNFDSRNL
- a CDS encoding type II secretion system F family protein, which gives rise to MTLHAVVAVLVIFAGVFLVATAKHGPGPSVATRLQLNDEVVDTQANWFGKQIRRRFRTVTLLLRPWLARLAWHGYSEKTSRLISQAGLSRFLLVEDILLAQLVGAAIMTSFGLLVILVALPSKLGLAALVVCGVFGFLAPRVLLERVATRRVEKIRDHFPDFLDLVTLSVSAGLGFDTALLEVSAQMSGPLAEEGNHLLTAISLGQPREEALAEFAERLLVPEISDFVLAVNHASQMGAVMAPVLSQQTKSARLKHRQMARERINRLPVKILLPTVLFILPATLAIVLGPAVSDIMGMFS
- a CDS encoding response regulator transcription factor produces the protein MTAGSRYEVLIVEDDQFAADLAARWLAPAGFAITIENSGRSAESRLSGDHHFDLVILDLGLPDLDGSELLRRVRATGSSMGIIVVTGRGDEPDRIRGLREGADDYIVKPFSPGELLARAEAVLRRTSAERRGMLVLGDLVVDLDARAVRVQDKTVELTRTEFDLLAELAQNVGKVCTRAALLSAVWRVTPSPTAYALLNEYVSRLRKLCGRERISTVRGVGYRLDA